From the Cydia pomonella isolate Wapato2018A unplaced genomic scaffold, ilCydPomo1 PGA_scaffold_186, whole genome shotgun sequence genome, one window contains:
- the LOC133533636 gene encoding uncharacterized protein LOC133533636 isoform X4 — MLFAPIAVEAMKCKEENCEVGVILEHNSLIVLSTDKTIVCLCGRDRNNPFERGKLRKREEHSASVHPAEVLTPAPAPAPEPLAFRQQPLWQFPPPLPPPYVYPHDQDNLMQPLGNERASFRSLRKNIGGRWKRLVKKKPEQEVYTIPPELKPQLKQIYVY; from the exons ATGCTCTTCGCTCCTATCGCCGTCGAGGCGATGAAGTGTAAAGAGGAAAACTGTGAGGTCGGCGTGATCCTGGAGCACAACTCCCTGATCGTCCTGTCCACGGACAAGACCATCGTCTGCCTCTGTGGAAGGGACAGGAACAACCCCTTCGAGCGCGG CAAGCTGAGGAAGCGAGAGGAGCACTCGGCCTCGGTGCACCCCGCCGAGGTGCTGACGCCGGCGCCCGCGCCTGCGCCCGAGCCGCTCGCCTTCCGCCAGCAGCCGCTGTGGCAGTTCCCCCCACCGCTGCCTCCGCCTTACGTCTATCCTCATGATCAG GACAATCTGATGCAGCCCCTTGGTAACGAGCGTGCGAGTTTCCGCAGCCTTCGCAAGAACATCGGTGGCCGTTGGAAGCGTCTGGTGAAGAAAAAACCTGAGCAAGAAGTGTACACGATCCCTCCCGAGCTTAAACCTCAGCTCAAGCAGATATACGTGTACTAG